The window CCAATTGGTTGCCAACCTGCATCATTTCCAGTTCTACTTCATTTCGCTCGCGCAAGTAGCGGTTCTTTTCTACCGTAAAACGCTGCACCTGAAGTCCTGATTCCGTGCCTTCTTCTTGGCGGTCTTTGGCAGATGTCAACACCTGGCTGATAACTTCAAGCGCTTGGTCGTATACCTGCAGTTTATGCTGTAAAAACCAATATTCGGCATACAAGCTTTTTACCTGTTGGATTAGAGCCGAGCGATCATACTCATAGCTCAATTCCGCTGCTTCACTGCTTTTATTGGCGCTTTTGTTTCGGAGGAAAGGTTGTCCCAGCAGTTCAATCGGCTGCGAGATCTGATACGTGGTTTCATCATAATCGAGCGTACCGGCATTGAGCTGTTCGCTGAAAATGCTCACCTCGGGATTCATGTATGATTTATACTGTTGAGCCGCTCCCTGTTTTCGAAGCTTTTCAAGCTCTGCCAGTTCTTGCTGGAGACTGTGTTGCTTGAACCGTTCAACAACGTCCTCTAAGGAAAGGGTTTGGGATTGGGCGTGAACCTGTAATGGTACCCATAGGAATACCAAAAACAAGATCCACCACTTGGATGAATTCATAAATTTGATGTATTAATGGTTATAGAATGTTAATGGAGATAGCTGATAAGAGATGCTATCTGCCAAAGGGATAAAGTTATCCCAGGGGTGGGCCGCGAAGAGAATACGAAGAGAAATGGCTAGACCGATACAGATGATCCGGCGGTGGCAGATCTAAGTAAAGCAGGATCGGAGATTGTAAAGTTCTTTGGCTGCTTAAAACGGCTGGAGAAGAAAAAAGCTCTGTGTTAGTGGATACTTTATTGGTAGTCTTCTGAGTTAGTGTTCCCGTTAGGTCAACGGTAGCCGTTGGATGCCGATGTGCGTCCTTATCATCAAATTCTTTGGCGTGACTATGATTTTGATCCCGCTCATTTGAATGGATGTGTACAAAAGCATGTACATCACCGTGATCGAAGATATGATCAAAGAGGGCGTGAACATGCAATCCATTTCCAAAGAGTACACATAGAATACTGGCTACAATAACTAAGTTTGCAGCAAATTTAAACTGTATATGGTTATTCAGTTTTTCCACATATAGAAAATAGGCCCTCAACTTTAAAATCCAAAGAAAGTATGGTTAAGAAATGATAAAACGAGATGTCAATAAATAAAGTTTTTGTTCAACAACAGAATTTCTCTTGCTGAATAGAAGGACAAGGCGTATCCCCATAAGAACAGAACACACAACAGTCTCCTTCTTTAGGCTTGATGATGCTTTTACACTCCGGGCATTCCCAAAAGAACTGGCAGGAAGTTGTTGGCATAACTTCAAGAGTCTCGTGTTTACATTCCGGGCAAGTAATATTCGAATATAATACTACCTTCATCTCAGCTTTTTCCCTTTTTCACTTTCACCTTCCAGAGCTTTTAAAATAGGACAATTTCCTTTATGCCCTTCACCCGCACACGAATCAATTAAATCTATCAGGGTATTCTTTATTCGTTGCAGGTCTTCGATCTTTTCTACCACACCTTGGTATTTTTCTTCCGCTTCACTTTTGACCTCTGAGCAAGTGGTATCCTCATCAATTCGTAGTTCCAGCAGTTCCTTGATTTCGCTCAGCGTGAACCCCAACTCTTGCGCCCGCTTGATAAATTTAATCTGATCGATATGCCGCTGGGTAAAAATTCGGTAACCTGATCGTCTTCGGTCAGGTTTGGGAATAAGATTGCGCTTTTCATAATAACGAACCGTTTCTTTATTCACATCAGCACGCCGGGCTGCTTCCCCGATTTTGAAAGTGCTTACCCCCTTATATTTTTCTTTAATGTCAGGTTTCATGGCTGGGCGAATTTATTTCTTATTCTTCCTCTACCTAAATAATAACTACTAAAAAAAGAACCGGAAACAAGGTCCGGTTCAATCCTGGTTTAGTCTTTCTCTACCATGGTTTTGCCACAGCAGCAGGTAGGGTTTTGCGTACCTCCACAACTGGGTGGAGCACCTTTGGTTACTGTGACTTCACATCCACACCCTTCGTCAGGGCATTTATAAACTTCTCCTTTCTTGAATGGCATAATTAGTTCTCCATTTTGGTTATAACTTCAATACACATCTAATATAAGGCCTGTACCATGGTCGAGAGTCAAAT of the Gracilimonas sediminicola genome contains:
- a CDS encoding GDCCVxC domain-containing (seleno)protein, with protein sequence MKVVLYSNITCPECKHETLEVMPTTSCQFFWECPECKSIIKPKEGDCCVFCSYGDTPCPSIQQEKFCC
- a CDS encoding MerR family transcriptional regulator, which encodes MKPDIKEKYKGVSTFKIGEAARRADVNKETVRYYEKRNLIPKPDRRRSGYRIFTQRHIDQIKFIKRAQELGFTLSEIKELLELRIDEDTTCSEVKSEAEEKYQGVVEKIEDLQRIKNTLIDLIDSCAGEGHKGNCPILKALEGESEKGKKLR